Within the Musa acuminata AAA Group cultivar baxijiao chromosome BXJ2-9, Cavendish_Baxijiao_AAA, whole genome shotgun sequence genome, the region CCCATTTGATTAGGTTTTGTAGAGGCAAAACTGTCCAAAGCCGCAAGTCAACCATTTTGGGTGGTTTATATATGCATAGAGATATACAACACCTTAGAGTTACCCGAATGGTACATAGCTAGATAAACCTTTGAGATAGTGTCTTGGGTTGGTTTAACTTTGGGTTTCGCAACCATGTCATATGAGCACTTGTTTGTGGAGAATTTTAAGTGTAGCATACTACTTTGAACCCTTTATTGTGTAAGCATTTAGAGTttgtaaaattcatctttgtattttatattatatatcaaGTGTTTAATAAAATGTCTACTCGTAGAATCCTAAGTTTACTGCTTCTACTAATTCATCTTCTTTTTTACAAGTCTTTAAGGGGCATTGCGAGGTTACAAAGAGGATGACCCTTTGCGGATGAACAAACAAGGGGCGGCATGACTTCATTAAACCAGCTAAGTTTGTGATAAATGGTAACAAAGTGAGACAAGAATACAAAGAAATACTTGGCATGCAATGTAGGGAACCTAGTGAGATTGCATAGAGGACAACCAACATACACGACCATTTAAGAGAAATGGGCATATAGAGGTTGACCCTTTGCGAACgagcatgcaagggtgccgctcgTTCATCTAAAATACATTTAAATTATTTGTGAGCATACATATAAGCTTCAAAAATTGAATCCATATGTACTCGTATTAGTGTCATCGTAATCAATCAACAActtttgatctctggatcctAAGGTAATCTAACTATAAAAGTCTATGTTCTATTAACTATAGCAAAGCATAAATTATTCATGGCAATGTTGTTTTTGACCTTTTCTTTATGCAATTTAATTATATGTTGGGTACTTTAAATTTTTTTCCAAAattcaaattttatttattttttagtatcTTTTTCCATCTCAAGGGTGCAAAAAATGGTATGCAACTTAAACTTAATACTtgacaaattaaaaaataataataataataaagtactaCTACTACGAAAATTTCATTATTCCATTGGACATAAATTAATAACCTAACGTCACTGAGCCATCTAAAACCAGCACAATGATTCCCTTCACATTAACAGGGGGTCATCTTCTTGCCTCCCCAAATGGGCTGTGTGGATGCCCTAGAGGCACAGAAACAACCTCAACCCTAGACATGGGGAGTGGCGATCACCCTTTCTTCCTCACACCACAACCTCACCTTATGGCCTCAACCTCCCACCAGAGCTACGGCCATGATCTCGAGGAGTTCATGCTCTTCGATGGCGATCTCTCGAACGCTGACCTGATGAGCTTGTTGAGGGAAGGTGTGCTCGACACCAGCCATGAAGGAACTGCCGACCACGTCTTGCAGATCGACACGGACTCTGATCTGATGAGCTTATCGAGGGAAGCAGTGCTTGATACCATCCATGAAGGAACGAACGCTGACCTGATTAGCTCATCGAGGGAAGGAGAGTTCGACACCTGCCACGAACGAACTGGCAACAATGACTTGCAGGTAGACGATGATGCTCGGGTGAGCGAAGGCCGCTGCGATGAGCAGCGCGGTGGTGATGGTGATTCCCCCGAGGTTATCCCAAAGACAAGGAAGGACCGGTCCAAGACCTTGATCTCGGAGAGGACGCGAAGGGTTCGGATGAAGGAGCAGCTCTACGAGCTCCGATCTCTCGTTCCCAACATAACAAAGGTAAGCAGCAGCTCCGCGATCTGCGCGCGCAGTTGTGTTGAGATGCAGTCAACAATACGATCCATCTCTCTGTCGTGCAGATGGACAAAGCTTCCATCATAGCAGACGCAATTGCACATGTGAAGGATCTGCAATCTCAAGCTAACAAGTTGGAGGAGGAGATAAGCCTACTCGAATCGGGATCCAATGGAGAGCAAATGCTTCAGGCTTCTAGCAGGGGGGCAGCGGAAGCGATGCAGCCACAGGAGACTGCTACTACTGCAGCAGGGAGCAGGATAACGCAGGTGAAGGCATACCAAGTGGGCGAGGGGAGGTTCTACGTGAAGGTGGAGGGCAGCATGGGAGACGGCGGAGAGCCGTCGGCTCTTTACTCCGCGCTCGCGTCTCTCTCGTGCTTCGATATGGAGAGCTCCCATTTCTCCCTCACCTCGGAGGGCTTTGTGTTCACCCTAACCTTTAAGGTGGGTACATCTTTACTTACCCATGTCTTCTGCTCTCCTTTCTTTCTCCATTGAGGAAGGAACCTCTTCCCCGTGTTGCAGGTGGGGGACTTCAGTGGGGAGATGAATGCGTCCTCCATGGAGATATGGGTAATGGGTGCTTTGGTGAAGAAGGGTTTTCAGCTCATGCAGACAACCACGCTGTAAAAAAgcttcttctccccttttgtgtTGCTTTGAGCATTCATCTTTTCAACTGTAGAAAAGCTTACTATTGAAGCCTCAATCTGTTGCATGATCAATGCACAAAATTAGACTCTTGTCCTTCAACTGGAGCTTCAATTAGTTCAAGCAAATGTGTCGATGAATGAACAGATCAGGAGGTTCAATGTACTGAGAAGATAACTCGAATCAAGAAAGGAAAacttagaagagagagagagaaagagatcttgCGACTGCTTTTATGGCAGAAAATTGGAGATGATGATCCCAATTGATTTTCACATCTGTAGAAACAACCAGCCAACCAACcttagagaagagagagagaaacagagagagagagagagagagagatcttgcaACTGGTTATCTGTGAGAAAAAAAGGAGatgatgatgagagagagagagagagagagatcttgtaACTGGTTATCTGTGAGAAAAAATGGAGATGGTGATGAGCTACTGGTTACATGTGAGAAAAAAATGGATgtgatgatgagagagagagagagagatcttgcaACTGGTTACATGCGAGAAAAaatggagatgatgatgatgatgagagagagagagagagagagagagagagagatcttgcaACTGGTTATATGTGAGAAAAAATGGAGATGATGATGAGCAACTGGTTACATGTGAGAAAAAATGGATGTGATgatgagagagacagagagagagagagatcttgcaACTGGTTACATGCGAGAAAAAATGGAGatgatgatgagagagagagagagagagagagatcttgcaACTGGTTATATGTGAGAAAAAATGGAGATGAAGAtgatgagagaaagagagagagatcgaTCTTGCAACTGGTTATATGTGAGAAAAAAtggagatgaagatgatgatgatgagagagagagagagagagagagagagagagagagagagagatagagagagatctTTCAACTGGTTATATGTGAGAAAAAATTACCCCAATTGCATGCTTGTGCTTCCATTCCTTCAAGCAAGAAAGCATACCAATATGTAGCTTCAAGATATGTGAATTGCCGGCCGACCATCATAAAATGGATCTTCATCACTTAATCACTCAGATCCCAAACCAACCATCTTTCATCCTCCATCGACTGCTCATCATCATCGACATACTTAGGGCATGGATGTGTACAGTACAAGTGTACTGCACAGGTTTGTACTGATCTCAATTGCTGCCACTGCTTCCAAACCTATTTGTTTCTTCTAATAAACAACTATTATTTGGTATGTTCGAGACTAGTATTAATTTAATGTTGGGCAAGTGAGGTAAAGAGcttaagacatatatatatatatatatatatatatatatatatatatatatatatatatatatatatatatatatatatatatatatatattttaatgaaaGATTCTGAACCATTTACAACATTTACATAGAGAAACAATTATCTGTCCAAGAATGCACAAGTCAACTACAATTCCAGCTGCCTATGTAGTTGTGATTTGCATTCATTCTTCATCCCTCCTTCCATCTAGATTCTTTATTGAGATAAATTAACTGAATTAttccattatttttttatttttatttttcatccctCCCTCTAGATTTTTTATTGACATAAAAAGtatcgataaaaaaatattatgtaaaatGAAATGAACATTATGTAAGGTTATGATGTTGTCGGATAATCCTCAAGTTATTAATTATGGAGCATATAACAATAAGATCGTAAATGTCAATAATTTGGAATAagttatatggatcttttatcgtcattcagatatataaaaaaattatataattaattaagtttgagatatttaaatttttatttataatttttattaaaaaatattcattttattgTCATTAAAATGACATTAAAATTTCCGTTGCCTCGTTGGGGTATTTCCGTCATTTTGATGTCACAAGCAAAACCCCGCGCCATCGAGTCGAGCTCTATAAAAAGAGGAGGGggtgggggaggggaggggaggagagAATGAGATGGCGGATGAcgagaggaacgaaggagaggggGAAGAAGGGAGGATCTCGTTGAAGAACTGGAGGAGGGAGGTCGACGAGAACCTGAATCGACTCCGCTCACTCCTCTTCGCCGCCGATCTCGCTCTCCAGCGGGACCACAACGCCGCCTCCCGAACCCTTGCCCTCCGCCTCATCGGCTTCCTCGACTCCCGTACGAGAACCCACACCGACGCGGATCTCGTCGCCTCCATTCGGACTGAGGCCGCCTCCCGCGCCCTCGCCTTCGACTCGGATCGGTGCGTCTCTCTATCTCTGTCTCTCGTTATCCCGGAATTTGGTGGCTGATCATGCTGCTTCTCGGGTGCTATGAATTTGTTGGTCGTTATTTGAATCGACTTTGTCTGTATTCGAATATGGACCTCCGATCGGCGACTTCCACTATCTTGATGAAGTCAGTTTAGGAGAAAAGAACAATTGTTCTTTAGAGAGAAAAATTGACTGTTTCTTCCTCAAGAAGTTGGAGTGTGCGCTCTCTTACTCACAGATACAGAGATTTGCCTTATTTTATTTTGGCGGTTGTTGCTGGGATAGAGGGAGCGTGAGCGACTTGAAGACATTAGGACTCTGTTTTTGTGTGATGATGATGAGGTTTGAGATTATCACATCAGAAGATATAGACGGTCTAGTGAGACTGTGAGAGTCCTCGGAAGGCACTTAAACTAGAATGTTTTAATCATGGAAAAGGTATATTATGATTTACACCTAAAAACACACAGTAACT harbors:
- the LOC135623929 gene encoding transcription factor BHLH156-like — protein: MIPFTLTGGHLLASPNGLCGCPRGTETTSTLDMGSGDHPFFLTPQPHLMASTSHQSYGHDLEEFMLFDGDLSNADLMSLLREGVLDTSHEGTADHVLQIDTDSDLMSLSREAVLDTIHEGTNADLISSSREGEFDTCHERTGNNDLQVDDDARVSEGRCDEQRGGDGDSPEVIPKTRKDRSKTLISERTRRVRMKEQLYELRSLVPNITKMDKASIIADAIAHVKDLQSQANKLEEEISLLESGSNGEQMLQASSRGAAEAMQPQETATTAAGSRITQVKAYQVGEGRFYVKVEGSMGDGGEPSALYSALASLSCFDMESSHFSLTSEGFVFTLTFKVGDFSGEMNASSMEIWVMGALVKKGFQLMQTTTL